A genome region from Eschrichtius robustus isolate mEscRob2 chromosome 4, mEscRob2.pri, whole genome shotgun sequence includes the following:
- the NAP1L5 gene encoding nucleosome assembly protein 1-like 5 — protein MADSENQGPAEPSQAAAAAEAAAAAAAAEVMAEGGAQRGDCDSASGDSDGAVGQTAEEPQTPAENAPKPRNDFIESLPNSVKCRVLALKKLQKRCDKIEAKFDKEFQALEKKYNDIYKPLLAKIQELTGEMEGCAWTLEGDDEEDEEEEYEEEEEGGEEEEEEGEPPAEAAAEAAGAAAEDEGPRAAVSDDAQK, from the coding sequence ATGGCCGACTCGGAGAACCAGGGCCCCGCGGAGCCGAGCCAGGCGGCGGCTGCAGCAGaggcggccgcggcggcggcggcggcggaggtaATGGCGGAAGGCGGTGCGCAGCGGGGAGATTGTGACAGCGCGTCCGGCGACTCCGACGGCGCGGTCGGTCAGACGGCTGAGGAGCCCCAGACGCCTGCGGAGAACGCACCGAAGCCTAGAAATGACTTTATCGAGAGCCTGCCTAACTCGGTGAAATGCCGAGTCCTGGCGCTCAAAAAGCTGCAGAAGCGGTGCGATAAGATAGAAGCCAAATTTGATAAGGAATTCCAGGCTCTGGAGAAAAAGTATAACGACATCTATAAGCCCTTGCTCGCTAAGATCCAGGAGCTCACCGGTGAGATGGAGGGGTGTGCGTGGACCTTAGAGGGTGACgacgaggaggacgaggaggaagagtacgaggaggaggaggaggggggggaggaggaggaggaggagggagagcctCCGGCAGAGGCTGCAGCGGAGGCGGCGGGCGCCGCCGCCGAGGATGAGGGTCCCCGCGCTGCAGTGTCTGACGACGCCCAGAAATAA